A stretch of the Conger conger chromosome 3, fConCon1.1, whole genome shotgun sequence genome encodes the following:
- the mid1ip1l gene encoding mid1-interacting protein 1-like translates to MMQLCSESSNKHSLINVMNRFIAAANNMDETIMVPSLLKDVPLEDREPTEPVVVNNNNDEELSSNGKQRDMYEHYLLLKSIKNDMEWGLFRKEASGGSSFLEMAFKQEGRQEQDGGGSEEAPGEETCDLEGQFHYHLRGLFGVLSKLTVQADHLTNRYKREIGGGNFIR, encoded by the coding sequence ATGATGCAGCTCTGTTCTGAGTCCAGTAACAAGCACTCCCTCATCAATGTGATGAACCGTTTCATCGCTGCTGCCAACAACATGGACGAAACCATCATGGTGCCCAGCCTCCTGAAAGACGTACCCCTGGAGGACCGGGAGCCCACGGAGCCGGTGGTcgtcaacaacaacaatgacgAGGAGTTGTCCTCCAATGGCAAGCAAAGGGACATGTACGAGCACTACCTCCTCCTCAAGTCCATCAAGAACGATATGGAGTGGGGCCTGTTCAGGAAGGAGGCAAGCGGTGGGTCCAGCTTTCTGGAGATGGCCTTCAAGCAGGAGGGGCGGCAGGAACAGGATGGAGGTGGAAGCGAAGAGGCCCCTGGTGAGGAGACGTGTGATCTGGAGGGCCAGTTTCACTACCACCTGCGGGGGCTGTTTGGGGTCCTTTCCAAACTCACCGTGCAAGCAGACCACCTCACCAACCGCTACAAGCGGGAGATTGGCGGTGGGAATTTCATTAGGTAG